The Erythrobacter sp. JK5 genome includes a region encoding these proteins:
- the hemW gene encoding radical SAM family heme chaperone HemW, which translates to MARALYIHWPFCAKKCPYCDFNSHVRDRVDHSAWEGALLADMRAEAAVAGGEALTSIFFGGGTPSLMPPALVARLLREAEQLWGFAPGIEVTLEANPSSVEAANFAALARAGINRVSLGVQSLDEETLRWLGRLHGSEEALKALETAQKHFERVSFDLIYALPRQSPEDWRRQLERALGFGTSHLSLYQLTIEPGTRFATDVRRGVFEPLDDDAAADLYAITQDLTEAAGLPAYETSNHAEPGEESRHNLTYWRYQDYAGIGPGAHGRRGGFATQRHRKPENFLAAIAERRHGIAEQRMLPANEQAAEALLMGLRLAEGVDLAALATRFALAQDDLIDPAALARHAELGLVRTDGSRIVLTRAGQPLLDALLGELVCDRLVAA; encoded by the coding sequence GTGGCCCGCGCCCTCTACATCCACTGGCCCTTCTGCGCGAAGAAGTGCCCCTATTGCGATTTCAACTCGCATGTGCGCGATCGCGTCGACCATTCGGCGTGGGAGGGTGCCTTGCTCGCCGACATGCGGGCCGAAGCCGCTGTCGCCGGGGGAGAAGCACTCACCTCGATATTCTTCGGCGGTGGTACGCCTTCGCTGATGCCGCCTGCCCTCGTCGCGCGCCTGCTGCGCGAAGCTGAACAATTGTGGGGGTTTGCGCCCGGTATCGAAGTGACACTCGAGGCAAATCCCTCGTCGGTCGAGGCTGCGAATTTCGCCGCATTGGCGCGCGCGGGCATCAATCGCGTTTCGCTCGGGGTGCAATCGCTCGACGAGGAGACCCTGCGCTGGCTGGGGCGGCTTCACGGCAGCGAGGAGGCGCTGAAGGCGCTCGAAACGGCGCAGAAGCACTTCGAGCGGGTCAGTTTCGACCTGATCTATGCCCTGCCCCGCCAGTCACCCGAAGACTGGCGTCGGCAGCTTGAGCGCGCGCTCGGTTTCGGCACCTCGCACCTGTCGCTGTACCAGCTGACGATCGAGCCCGGCACACGGTTTGCGACCGATGTCCGGCGCGGGGTGTTCGAGCCGCTGGACGATGACGCCGCGGCAGACCTGTATGCAATCACGCAGGACCTGACCGAGGCGGCCGGTCTGCCCGCGTACGAGACGAGCAACCACGCCGAACCGGGCGAGGAGAGCCGCCATAACCTCACCTACTGGCGCTATCAGGATTATGCCGGGATCGGCCCCGGCGCGCACGGACGGCGGGGAGGTTTCGCGACCCAGCGCCACCGCAAGCCGGAGAACTTTCTCGCCGCGATCGCAGAGCGCAGACACGGTATCGCCGAACAGCGCATGCTTCCGGCAAACGAACAGGCAGCCGAAGCGCTGCTGATGGGGTTGCGCCTGGCCGAAGGGGTCGATCTTGCAGCGCTCGCCACGCGTTTTGCTCTCGCGCAGGACGACCTGATCGATCCGGCGGCGCTCGCACGGCATGCCGAGCTTGGTCTTGTCCGCACAGACGGATCGCGGATCGTGCTTACCCGCGCAGGGCAGCCGCTGCTCGATGCGCTGCTGGGCGAGCTTGTGTGCGACCGACTGGTCGCGGCATGA
- a CDS encoding tyrosine recombinase XerC, whose translation MSVPEILECWRAHLAESRRRSPHTVRAYCSAAQRLVGNKELETLEDVAALEASDLRRHLAARRAEGLGNASAARELSALKAFIAFARAETGDPDPAAPRLRGPRIKKGLPRPVTPDEAINLADLVDGTAEESWIGARDRAVLLLMYGSGLRIAEALSLQGRDAPLGEVLQVTGKGGKQRVVPVLPITRDAVAEYAKHCPWPIGADTPLFRGAKGGPLSQGMVQKAMSKARRALGLPDTATPHALRHSFATHLLGAGADLRSLQELLGHASLGSTQIYTKVDAATLLENYRDAHPRAKKR comes from the coding sequence ATGAGCGTGCCCGAAATCCTCGAGTGCTGGCGCGCGCACCTCGCCGAGAGCCGCCGCCGCTCCCCGCATACGGTGCGCGCCTATTGCTCGGCGGCGCAACGTCTGGTCGGGAACAAAGAGCTCGAAACGCTTGAAGATGTCGCCGCGCTCGAAGCGTCCGACCTGCGCCGCCATCTCGCCGCGCGGCGCGCCGAGGGACTGGGCAACGCCAGCGCCGCGCGGGAACTGTCCGCGCTCAAGGCCTTCATCGCCTTCGCCCGCGCTGAAACGGGCGACCCCGATCCTGCTGCCCCGCGGCTGCGCGGCCCGCGCATCAAGAAGGGCCTGCCCCGCCCCGTGACCCCGGATGAAGCGATCAACCTTGCCGATCTCGTCGATGGCACCGCCGAGGAAAGCTGGATCGGCGCGCGCGACCGGGCGGTGCTGCTGCTGATGTACGGATCGGGGCTGCGGATAGCCGAAGCGCTGTCGTTGCAGGGCCGCGACGCGCCGCTCGGCGAAGTGCTGCAGGTTACCGGCAAGGGCGGCAAACAGCGCGTGGTCCCGGTGCTGCCGATCACGCGCGATGCGGTGGCGGAGTATGCGAAGCACTGCCCCTGGCCGATCGGCGCCGACACCCCGCTGTTTCGCGGTGCCAAGGGCGGACCGCTGTCGCAAGGCATGGTGCAGAAGGCGATGTCGAAAGCGCGGCGCGCGCTGGGCTTGCCCGACACCGCGACACCGCATGCGTTGAGGCACTCGTTCGCAACGCATCTGCTGGGGGCTGGAGCGGACCTGCGGAGCCTGCAGGAACTGCTGGGCCACGCTTCGCTGGGATCGACGCAAATCTACACCAAGGTCGATGCGGCGACCCTGCTGGAGAATTACCGCGACGCGCATCCACGGGCGAAGAAGCGGTAA
- the gshB gene encoding glutathione synthase has protein sequence MSLRVAVQMDPIENINIAGDSSFALMLKAQERGYSVFEYHVESLTLDADDRLFAECYPVTVQRVEGDHFSKGEAQRLDLGKNIDVVLMRQDPPFHMGYITATHLLERIRGETLVVNDPVNVRNAPEKVMVLDYRRFMPPTLVTRSVDEVKRFIAEHGAVVVKPIHGNGGKAIFRIPENGENLSALFEVFNMTWPEPHMVQPFLPEVAEGDKRIVLIDGEVAGAINRKPGEGEFRSNLAMGGSAEATQLTEREREICEAMGPELKRLGLTFVGIDVIGGKWLTEINVTSPTGIVAIDRFNGTDTAGMIWDAIEARLAERKK, from the coding sequence ATGTCGCTACGCGTTGCCGTCCAGATGGACCCGATCGAGAACATCAACATCGCCGGGGATTCGTCCTTCGCGCTGATGCTGAAGGCGCAGGAGCGCGGCTATTCGGTGTTCGAGTATCACGTCGAAAGCCTCACGCTCGATGCCGACGACCGCCTGTTTGCCGAGTGCTATCCGGTAACGGTCCAGCGGGTCGAGGGCGACCATTTCAGCAAGGGCGAGGCGCAGCGGCTCGATCTCGGCAAGAATATCGACGTGGTGCTGATGCGGCAGGATCCGCCGTTTCACATGGGCTACATCACTGCGACGCACCTGCTCGAGCGCATCCGGGGCGAGACGCTGGTGGTCAACGACCCGGTGAATGTCCGCAACGCGCCCGAAAAGGTGATGGTGCTCGATTATCGCCGTTTCATGCCACCCACATTGGTCACGCGGTCGGTGGACGAAGTGAAGCGCTTCATTGCCGAACACGGCGCGGTGGTGGTGAAGCCGATCCACGGCAACGGCGGCAAGGCGATTTTCCGCATTCCCGAGAATGGCGAGAACCTTTCCGCGCTGTTCGAAGTGTTCAACATGACCTGGCCCGAGCCGCACATGGTCCAGCCCTTCCTCCCCGAGGTGGCCGAGGGCGACAAGCGCATCGTCCTGATCGACGGCGAGGTTGCCGGAGCGATCAATCGGAAGCCGGGCGAGGGCGAGTTTCGCTCGAACCTCGCCATGGGCGGCAGCGCCGAAGCGACCCAGCTGACCGAGCGCGAACGCGAAATCTGCGAGGCGATGGGGCCGGAACTGAAGCGCCTCGGCCTGACCTTTGTTGGCATCGACGTGATCGGCGGCAAATGGCTGACCGAGATCAACGTCACCTCGCCGACGGGGATCGTTGCGATCGACCGGTTTAACGGGACCGATACGGCGGGGATGATCTGGGACGCGATTGAGGCGCGGTTGGCTGAGCGCAAGAAATAG
- a CDS encoding YraN family protein produces MSAKREIAERRGREGEAQAAQWLAAQGWIILGERVKTSLGEIDLIAARQGIVAFVEVKWRRHPGNLAEAIDERRLARVAAAVEIVAHEYATGGEDIRIDVILLAPGTKPRHIENAWMP; encoded by the coding sequence ATGAGCGCGAAACGCGAGATTGCCGAACGTCGCGGACGCGAAGGCGAAGCGCAGGCGGCACAGTGGCTTGCCGCGCAAGGCTGGATCATCCTCGGCGAACGGGTGAAGACCAGTCTGGGGGAGATCGACCTGATCGCGGCGAGGCAGGGGATAGTCGCCTTCGTCGAGGTGAAGTGGCGCAGGCATCCCGGCAATCTTGCCGAAGCGATCGACGAGCGGCGGCTCGCGCGGGTGGCGGCCGCGGTCGAAATCGTCGCGCATGAGTATGCCACGGGGGGCGAGGATATCCGGATCGACGTGATCCTGCTTGCACCCGGTACCAAGCCGCGCCACATCGAGAACGCGTGGATGCCGTGA
- the rsmI gene encoding 16S rRNA (cytidine(1402)-2'-O)-methyltransferase: MTEHLDPGLYIVATPIGNLGDITLRAVDVLQRSSLIACEDTRVTGRLLKHLGVSTRMRRYDDHASEDQRARLIDLARGEPVALVSDAGTPLVSDPGYRLVREAREADIAVFTVPGACAAIAGLTLAGLPNDRFLFAGFLPHKDKARGDVLDGLADTDATLIFYETGPRLVRSLEAIARRWPERDVAVARELTKLHEECRTGSARDLASHYSANPPKGEIVLLIGPPRVLENHADPDEMLRAALSEASPSKAAAKVAKATGLDRQALYARAVELKAQ, from the coding sequence TTGACTGAACACCTTGATCCCGGTCTCTACATCGTGGCGACGCCGATTGGCAATCTAGGCGACATAACGCTCCGCGCAGTCGACGTATTGCAGCGGTCGAGCCTGATCGCCTGCGAAGACACGCGCGTAACCGGACGTCTGCTCAAGCATCTCGGCGTGTCCACGCGGATGCGGCGGTACGACGATCACGCATCCGAAGACCAGCGTGCGCGCCTGATCGATTTGGCCCGCGGCGAACCTGTGGCGCTGGTCAGCGATGCGGGAACGCCCTTGGTGTCCGACCCCGGATATCGTCTGGTGCGCGAGGCGCGTGAAGCCGACATCGCCGTGTTCACCGTACCCGGTGCCTGCGCCGCGATTGCGGGACTGACGCTGGCGGGCCTGCCCAACGACCGGTTCCTGTTCGCCGGTTTCCTTCCGCACAAGGACAAGGCGCGCGGAGACGTGCTCGACGGGCTGGCAGACACGGACGCGACGCTGATCTTCTACGAAACAGGACCGCGACTGGTGCGCAGTCTCGAAGCGATCGCCCGGCGCTGGCCGGAGCGCGACGTCGCGGTGGCCCGCGAACTCACCAAGCTTCACGAGGAATGCCGCACCGGATCGGCGCGCGATCTCGCCAGCCATTATTCGGCGAACCCGCCCAAGGGCGAGATCGTGTTGCTTATCGGCCCGCCCCGAGTGCTGGAGAACCATGCCGATCCCGACGAGATGCTGCGCGCGGCGCTGTCCGAAGCCAGCCCCAGCAAGGCCGCCGCGAAGGTGGCCAAGGCCACCGGGCTCGACCGCCAGGCGCTGTATGCGCGCGCGGTGGAACTCAAGGCGCAATGA
- a CDS encoding penicillin-binding protein activator has product MGAAVWGKSLVEKTKMVVNRRTLVIAGTAMLLAGCKLIPETVEPTTSVPEATPTPEPSATALPSDSTRHRVALLVPMSGEAGAVGQSLANATTMALIDTNANNLRITTYDTSQGASAAARRAIADGNALILGPLLAGNVPAVQAQARPAGVPAIAFSNDTSVASADVFVMGHIPEQSIARSVRYARQQGARNFAALLPEGDYGQRSYSALTNSLREYGGTLAAFERYARGNTSIVGAAQRLKTRGGFDTVLIADGARLAVRAADELKSGGGGLQLVGTELWSGESALTRSSAVNGAIFSAVSDGRFRRFSDSYEARFGSKPYRIATLGYDSVLLTLRVARDWRVGSRFPKNELYDAGGFLGVDGPFRFMRNGVAERALEVREIRGNEIVAVDAAPTAFSR; this is encoded by the coding sequence ATGGGCGCAGCCGTTTGGGGCAAGTCGCTGGTCGAGAAGACGAAGATGGTGGTGAACCGGCGCACTCTGGTGATCGCCGGAACCGCGATGCTGTTGGCGGGCTGCAAGCTGATTCCGGAAACCGTCGAACCGACCACCTCCGTTCCGGAAGCCACCCCCACTCCCGAACCGAGCGCGACCGCGCTGCCGAGCGATTCCACGCGTCATCGGGTCGCCTTGCTGGTCCCGATGTCGGGCGAGGCCGGAGCGGTCGGGCAATCGCTCGCCAATGCGACCACGATGGCGCTGATCGATACCAACGCCAACAATCTGCGGATCACCACCTACGATACTTCGCAGGGGGCCTCGGCCGCTGCACGGCGTGCGATTGCCGATGGCAATGCCCTGATCCTCGGGCCGCTGCTAGCCGGCAACGTCCCGGCGGTGCAGGCTCAGGCGCGGCCCGCCGGGGTGCCTGCGATCGCGTTCTCGAACGACACGTCGGTGGCAAGCGCCGATGTGTTCGTGATGGGCCACATTCCCGAACAATCGATCGCGCGCAGCGTGCGCTATGCGCGCCAGCAGGGGGCAAGAAATTTCGCAGCCCTCCTGCCCGAAGGCGATTACGGCCAGAGGTCCTATTCGGCCCTGACAAACTCGCTGCGCGAATATGGCGGCACGCTCGCCGCGTTCGAGCGCTACGCGCGCGGCAACACCTCGATCGTCGGCGCTGCGCAGCGGCTCAAGACGCGGGGCGGGTTCGATACCGTGCTGATCGCCGATGGCGCCCGCCTGGCGGTGCGCGCCGCCGATGAACTGAAGAGCGGCGGTGGAGGCCTGCAACTGGTCGGCACGGAATTGTGGAGCGGCGAATCCGCCCTCACCCGTTCCAGCGCCGTCAACGGCGCGATCTTCTCGGCGGTCTCCGATGGACGGTTCAGGCGCTTTTCCGACAGCTACGAGGCACGCTTCGGCAGCAAGCCGTATCGCATCGCAACGCTCGGCTACGATTCGGTGCTGCTGACCCTGCGCGTGGCGCGCGACTGGCGTGTCGGCAGCCGCTTTCCGAAGAACGAGCTCTACGATGCCGGTGGCTTCCTGGGTGTCGACGGGCCGTTCCGCTTCATGCGCAACGGCGTGGCCGAGCGCGCGCTCGAAGTCCGCGAAATCCGCGGGAACGAGATCGTCGCGGTCGATGCCGCCCCGACCGCGTTCAGCCGCTGA
- the parE gene encoding DNA topoisomerase IV subunit B — MSEDLFENTPTSSGDYDSSSIEVLEGLEPVRRRPGMYIGGTDDRALHHLAAEVLDNSMDEAVAGHASRIEVRLDEGNRLTVTDNGRGIPVDEHPKFPGKSTLEVILSTLHSGGKFSGKAYATSGGLHGVGVSVVNALSSHTRVEVARDKQLYVQEFSKGQTLGKIEQLGAAPNRRGTSVTFTPDTEIFGERQFRPQRLFKLARSKAYLFAGVEIRWKCAESLTGEDVPAEATFRFPGGLADHLAEQVGTRECVTAQPFTGNQDFADDQGRVEWAIAWPLYSDGSTSWYCNTVPTPDGGTHEQGVRAALTKGLRAFGDLTGAKKAKDITADDVMTGAEVMLSVFIRDPQFQSQTKDRLTSPEAARLVENAVRDHFDHFLTDNMERGKALLGEVMERMDERLRRKQEREIKRKTATNAKKLRLPGKLTDCSGDSDADTELFIVEGDSAGGSAKQARNRKTQAILPIRGKILNVASATADKIRANSEIADLSLALGCGTRKDCDAENLRYDRIIIMTDADVDGAHIATLLMTFFFQEMPDVVKKGHLFLAQPPLYRLTAGKESRYARDEADRAKLEETVFKGKKVEVSRFKGLGEMNPQQLRETTMNPDTRSLVRITLPQEFEDRAGVARLVDELMGRNPEHRFNFIQNHASDVDRDMIDA, encoded by the coding sequence ATGTCCGAAGACCTGTTTGAAAACACGCCGACTTCGAGCGGCGATTACGACTCTTCCTCGATCGAGGTGCTCGAGGGGTTGGAGCCGGTGCGCCGCCGCCCGGGCATGTATATCGGCGGGACCGACGATCGCGCGCTGCACCACCTCGCCGCCGAAGTGTTAGACAATTCGATGGACGAGGCGGTGGCCGGCCACGCCAGCCGGATCGAGGTGCGGCTCGACGAAGGCAACCGGCTGACCGTTACGGACAACGGACGCGGCATCCCGGTCGACGAACACCCCAAGTTTCCGGGAAAGTCGACGCTCGAGGTGATCCTTTCGACACTGCATTCGGGCGGTAAGTTCTCGGGCAAGGCCTATGCGACGTCCGGCGGTCTGCACGGGGTGGGTGTCAGCGTGGTCAACGCGCTGTCATCGCACACGCGGGTCGAGGTGGCGCGCGACAAGCAGCTTTACGTACAGGAATTCTCCAAAGGGCAGACGCTCGGCAAGATCGAACAGCTCGGCGCTGCACCCAACCGGCGCGGCACCAGCGTGACCTTCACGCCCGACACCGAGATTTTCGGCGAACGGCAGTTCAGGCCACAGCGCCTGTTCAAGCTCGCCCGGTCGAAAGCGTATCTGTTCGCCGGGGTCGAAATCCGCTGGAAATGCGCCGAGAGCCTCACCGGCGAGGATGTGCCTGCCGAAGCGACCTTCAGGTTTCCCGGCGGTCTCGCCGATCATCTCGCCGAACAGGTCGGCACGCGCGAATGCGTGACCGCGCAGCCCTTCACCGGCAACCAGGACTTTGCCGACGATCAGGGCCGGGTCGAATGGGCGATCGCCTGGCCGCTCTATTCCGACGGTTCGACCAGCTGGTATTGCAACACCGTGCCCACCCCCGATGGCGGCACCCACGAACAGGGCGTGCGCGCGGCGCTGACCAAGGGCCTGCGCGCGTTCGGCGACCTCACCGGCGCAAAGAAGGCCAAGGACATCACCGCCGACGACGTGATGACCGGCGCGGAAGTGATGCTGAGCGTCTTCATCCGCGATCCGCAGTTCCAGTCGCAGACCAAGGACCGCCTGACCTCGCCCGAAGCTGCGCGCCTCGTCGAGAACGCGGTGCGCGACCATTTCGACCACTTCCTCACCGACAACATGGAGCGCGGCAAGGCGCTGCTGGGCGAGGTGATGGAGCGCATGGACGAGCGCCTGCGCCGCAAGCAGGAACGCGAGATCAAGCGCAAGACCGCGACCAACGCCAAGAAGCTGCGGCTGCCGGGCAAGCTCACCGATTGTTCGGGCGACAGCGATGCAGATACCGAGCTGTTCATCGTCGAAGGCGACAGCGCGGGCGGCAGCGCCAAACAGGCGCGCAACCGCAAGACGCAGGCGATCCTGCCGATCCGCGGCAAGATCCTCAACGTCGCCTCCGCCACCGCCGACAAGATCCGCGCCAACAGCGAAATCGCCGACCTCTCGCTCGCGCTCGGCTGCGGCACGCGCAAGGACTGCGACGCGGAAAACCTGCGCTACGATCGCATCATCATCATGACCGACGCCGATGTCGACGGCGCGCATATCGCGACGCTGCTGATGACGTTCTTCTTCCAGGAAATGCCCGACGTGGTGAAGAAGGGTCACCTGTTCTTGGCCCAGCCACCGCTCTACCGCCTTACCGCGGGCAAGGAGAGCCGCTACGCCCGCGACGAAGCCGATCGCGCCAAGCTCGAAGAGACGGTGTTCAAGGGCAAGAAGGTGGAGGTCTCACGGTTCAAGGGCCTCGGCGAGATGAACCCGCAGCAATTGCGCGAAACCACCATGAACCCCGACACGCGCTCGCTGGTGCGGATTACTCTGCCGCAGGAGTTCGAGGACCGCGCAGGAGTCGCCCGGCTCGTCGACGAGCTGATGGGCCGCAATCCGGAACACCGCTTCAACTTCATCCAGAACCACGCCAGCGACGTGGACCGGGATATGATCGATGCCTGA
- a CDS encoding alpha/beta fold hydrolase, with amino-acid sequence MILAALALSACAIQPPDPLPLTRNCTDSEVALPQDEAHQLSFFHSTAIPDCGGPQFVMQLFRHTEPTFGTGTYQYLADEPGDPVLARHSETRWLAALQQAIDRPEAQGRLIVFIHGYATEFDEAHMDAAELRRLAGDDVPLVMLHWPSRGSASAYFSDRASIEWAQDEITRQIARFTRMSNDITLVSHSLGAQALTNAAIAIESDPLARPVAIRRIVLASPDLDRHQALRPGGIVDQVLKHDRRMVIYASARDNALRASRNVNGYSRLGSTSCKHDVVFARRALGDDGSCHLTAPRDGLAIVDTGPSDAKGLLRHNDFLKSCQVREDLRAFLRDEAAPAYRSAIFDEAGATGFVIDPSMDFDGAPCDPIM; translated from the coding sequence TTGATACTCGCTGCGCTGGCACTTTCGGCCTGCGCGATACAGCCGCCCGATCCGCTGCCCCTGACCCGCAACTGCACCGATTCCGAAGTGGCGTTGCCGCAAGACGAGGCGCACCAGCTGTCGTTCTTCCATTCCACCGCAATCCCCGATTGTGGCGGGCCGCAATTCGTCATGCAGCTGTTTCGTCACACCGAACCGACCTTCGGCACCGGAACGTACCAGTATCTCGCCGACGAACCCGGCGATCCCGTCCTTGCCCGGCATTCCGAAACGCGCTGGCTCGCCGCGCTCCAGCAGGCGATCGACCGGCCGGAGGCGCAGGGGCGGCTGATCGTCTTCATCCATGGCTACGCGACGGAATTCGACGAGGCGCATATGGATGCCGCCGAGCTTCGCCGCCTCGCCGGAGACGATGTTCCGCTGGTCATGCTGCACTGGCCCTCGCGCGGTTCGGCCAGCGCCTATTTCAGCGATCGCGCCAGCATCGAATGGGCGCAAGACGAGATTACCCGCCAGATTGCGCGGTTCACACGGATGTCGAACGACATCACGCTGGTGTCGCACTCGCTCGGGGCGCAGGCGCTCACCAACGCTGCCATCGCGATCGAGAGCGATCCCCTCGCCCGGCCCGTCGCGATCCGGAGGATCGTGCTGGCTTCGCCCGACCTCGACCGGCATCAAGCCCTGCGTCCCGGCGGTATCGTCGACCAGGTACTCAAGCACGATCGCAGGATGGTGATCTACGCGTCGGCCAGGGACAATGCGCTGCGCGCCTCGCGCAACGTCAACGGCTATTCCCGCCTGGGATCGACCAGCTGCAAGCACGATGTCGTGTTCGCACGGCGCGCGCTGGGCGATGACGGGTCCTGCCATCTGACCGCACCGCGCGACGGACTGGCGATCGTCGACACCGGCCCGTCGGATGCCAAGGGCCTGCTGCGACACAACGATTTCCTGAAGAGCTGCCAGGTGCGCGAAGACCTGCGCGCCTTCCTGCGCGACGAGGCCGCACCGGCCTATCGAAGCGCCATTTTCGACGAAGCCGGTGCGACGGGCTTCGTCATCGACCCAAGCATGGATTTCGACGGAGCGCCCTGCGATCCGATCATGTGA
- a CDS encoding alpha/beta fold hydrolase: protein MPMETLAIAAAGGHTLEGSLEMPTGLVRGAAVFAHCFTCTKQSKAAISVSRALARQGIACLRFDFTGLGRSEGDFGRAGFAADIADLVSVAEILTARFDSQLLLIGHSLGGAAVLAAAHELGSKTVAAVATIGAPSDVPHVLHIIKGDHEAIKRDGEGPVTIGGQTFSVSREFLERTESVDLLELVKQLRLPYLALHSPTDEIVGVEHASALFGAAYHPKSFVSLAGADHLLTNAADAEFAASMIASWAHRYLPLRADWPMPEDGVVVQTGHGKFGTEVHTVSHRFVADEPRSFGGDDTGPTPYDLLLAALGTCTAMTMKMYADRKQWPMDGTRIHLTHERNHAEDCGHVLAAEEEAMPAQALYRAIELIGDDLTDDQRQRIIEIADKCPVHRTLEGHLHIHTETAG from the coding sequence ATGCCGATGGAGACACTCGCGATCGCGGCTGCCGGCGGTCACACGCTCGAAGGTTCGCTCGAAATGCCAACCGGGCTCGTGCGCGGCGCGGCGGTGTTTGCGCATTGTTTCACATGCACGAAGCAGAGCAAGGCCGCGATCAGCGTTTCGCGCGCACTGGCGAGGCAAGGCATCGCCTGTCTGCGGTTCGACTTTACCGGGCTTGGCAGGAGCGAAGGCGATTTCGGCCGCGCCGGCTTCGCCGCCGACATTGCGGATCTCGTTTCGGTTGCGGAGATCTTGACCGCTCGCTTTGACAGTCAGTTGCTGCTGATTGGCCACAGTCTCGGAGGGGCAGCCGTACTTGCGGCGGCGCACGAGCTCGGCAGCAAGACAGTCGCCGCCGTCGCGACGATCGGGGCGCCTTCGGACGTTCCGCATGTGCTGCACATCATCAAGGGCGATCACGAGGCGATCAAGCGCGACGGGGAAGGGCCCGTCACCATCGGCGGCCAGACGTTTTCGGTCAGCCGGGAGTTTCTGGAGCGGACCGAATCCGTCGATCTGCTGGAGCTGGTGAAGCAATTGCGCCTGCCATACCTCGCGCTGCATTCCCCGACCGACGAGATCGTGGGGGTGGAACACGCCAGCGCGCTGTTCGGCGCGGCCTATCACCCGAAAAGCTTCGTGAGTCTCGCCGGAGCCGATCACCTCCTGACCAATGCTGCGGACGCGGAGTTTGCAGCGAGCATGATCGCCAGTTGGGCGCACCGATACCTGCCGCTGCGCGCGGACTGGCCGATGCCGGAAGACGGCGTGGTGGTGCAGACCGGGCACGGCAAGTTCGGCACCGAAGTGCACACCGTCTCGCACCGCTTCGTCGCCGACGAGCCGCGCTCCTTTGGCGGCGACGACACCGGGCCGACACCCTACGATTTGCTGCTCGCCGCGCTCGGCACCTGCACCGCGATGACGATGAAGATGTATGCCGATCGCAAGCAATGGCCGATGGACGGCACACGCATCCATCTCACCCATGAGCGCAACCATGCCGAGGATTGCGGGCATGTTCTGGCCGCCGAAGAGGAAGCCATGCCAGCGCAGGCATTGTACCGTGCGATCGAACTGATCGGCGACGACCTGACCGACGATCAGCGCCAGCGGATCATCGAGATTGCCGACAAATGCCCGGTCCACCGCACGCTCGAAGGGCACCTGCATATCCATACCGAGACCGCCGGATAG